CACGACAAGATGCAGCGTGAATGTGATTCGGTTgttgtttgggttttgtttgcTGATTTTATAATTTGTTTGGCTATGATGGCATTGAAAATGCAGcatttttgtttggaataaATATATTTTCCATATACAATATTTGCAAGTGTGGTATATTCCTATGAGTAAACACTAATACGACATGCACTTGCTCCCTATGTAAATAGCACTAGCAGCCTACCAACCACCTTATGTGCAATTGTttagctccttaaaagactgaTGCACACTTTTCGGATGCAAAGCCTGGGGTGGGTACCATAGCAGGATCTCAAAACCAACAAAGTCCGTCGAGAAGCTGACCCCTTGTGGGGTTAGTGTGGTCAGAATGTGTTCAGTGGTGGACATTCGGGCTTGGTTGAAAAGTTGAAGTCTCCGTAGCTTTTTGTTGGGATTAAACATACTTCTAACACCACCTACACATGATGATACATTAGCTTCAGTCCTGACATATGTAAGGTCGGATCCTCTACAAATAAAGATACGGTGTGCCAGGACAACAATACTCTCTGGTGGAGGTGATGAGATACCATGTAGATATGCACTTCTATATTTCcatttgactaaaaaaatttttttttatcgatatGCACTTCCATTTGTAAAACcggaaaaaagagagtaaaaataCTGCAAAAATGGGTGACCAATTCATCCTAACAGCTGTTACTTCTTCTTTGTGAGGATTGGTGCCACGCTCCAATTTATGAAATTAAATTATTCAGTAGTACCGAAGCATAGTCACATGGTGCTCCAGATCATTCTAGAACCACATTTATATAGAGTTCATACACATAGTCGTGGATCCACATAAATATGTGGCATTGGAGTTAACCGTAGCACCACGTAACCGTGCTGcaggagcattgaataattaaacaatttatGGGCACCCTACGGTATTTCCCCCTTTTAGACACAGCCTGTTGGTAAGAGTTTTAGGTTAGTATTGGTTGGCCTTCATCTCTGCTGCCAATGCCATTTATAGATGACCGTTAAGCTTTCTGTTGCCACCTCTCTTCATCCTCATCAAAACAATAGGTGTTGgagaagagattgaagccccAAAACCCTTTTTATGATCTCagaatcaaataataattacaaGAAACAAATAGGGATTGATTGTTCCATTTCTTCTCTTAATTTTCTTTGAACTATTCTATTGGGTTCCGCCGTTGGAACGAAAAAATCCGTTTGCAACGAAGATCGTTACATAGAAATTCGGCAAGGATGAATGATCTATTCTCGGGCTCGTTCAAAAGGTACACGGACCTGAAGCAACAGACGCACTTGGACGACGTGGAGACCGGCCAGGCCGGGAACGAGGGTAATCTCGACCGGTTCTTTCAGGACGTCGAGAATGTCAAGGAAGACATGAGGAGCGTCGAGCAACTCTACCAGAGGTTGCATGAATCCAACGAGGAGAGCAAAACCGTGCACAATGCCAAAACCATGAAAGAGGTCCGAGCCCGAATGGACTCGGACGTTGCCCACGTCTTGAAACAGGTCAAGCTCATCAAGAGGAAACTCGAAGCCCTAGAGCAGTCGAACGCAACCCACCGGAAGCTTCCAGGTTGCGGGCCCGGGTCGTCCGCGGACCGAACCAGGATTTCAGTGGTTGGCGGGTTGGGAAAGAAACTCAAGGATATGATGGACGATTTCCAGGAATTGAGGGGGAAAATGGCGGCTGAATACAAGGAAACGGTAGAGCGTAGGTATTCACAATAACCAAACTAATTCTATAGTCTTCGAAAATTATTCTACAAAAACTCGGAAAATAGAATTTATCTCCGAAAATCTGTCCCCGCTCCAATTCTAAATCCTAGTTTCATTCGTGTGTAGGTACTTTACAATTACGGGAGAGAAGGCAAATGAAGAAACCATTGAGAACTTGATTTCAAGCGGTGAAAGCGAGAATTTCATGCAAAAGGCAATTCAGGAACAGGGGAGGGGTCGGATTCTGGACACTATATCAGAGATTCAGGAGAGACATGACGCGGTGAAGGAGATTGAAAAGAACTTGCTCGAGCTGCACCAGGTGTTCTTGGACATGGCAGCCTTGGTGGAGGCACAAGGTCACCAGCTCAACGACATCGAGAGCCACGTGGCCCACGCAAGCTCGTTCGTGAGGCGTGGGACCGAGCAACTGCAGGAGGCCCGGGTACATCAAAAGAGCTCTAGGAAGTGGACGTGCTACGCCATCCTGCTAGGGATTGTTCTTGTTGTCGTCATCCTTTTCCCGCTCTTGGCTCCGTTGCTGCTTCCAaagtagaaagagagagagattggactACTTTGCCCTGGGAGTTGGAGAACAGGTTTTCTAATGTCCAGATACGATATACGAGcatatgtgtttgtgtgtgtatattagAGAGAATAGATGGATGGCATAGCAGGAAGAATGATAATAGGTTTCGGGCATTATTGAAAAAGAGTGTGTTTCTGCAATGAAGAGAACTTCTAATTGTCTTCCATATGCGGATCTAAAAAAGAAGGAATTGTCTTCCATATTCTTGCACGGTTGCACCTTGTGAACAAGTTAATCGGAAACGATTCccacacagatttttgtgcacatatcatgcacatacattttttatGAGGCCTATAtcggggtcccacaaaatgattcaaaccgctcatcttttttaaaatattttttggagggtttctgtaaaaaatcaactccaacggatatcggtaaaggctttctcagaaatcgtagtgaatcattctgttttgccctgcgatttctgaaaaagcttttaccgatattcgttggagctgatttttttacagaaaccctccaaaaaatattttaaaaaagatgagcgatTCGAATCATTTTGTGGGATCCTGATATGAGcctcacaaaaatgtatgtgcatgatatgtgcacaaaaatatgtgcaagTGGCATTGTTGCAAATTAATTTCGAAGGAAGTACTTTGGGCTGTCACAAGGCAGAGGGGCTTTAACTACTGTATCCAACAAACCAGAAGTtctaaaatctattttttgaatGTATCACTAGAAATGGCCAGAAGTTCTGCCAATGAGGGGTTGGTTCATCGATTGGAAACTTGTACTTAATTGGACAATGCCCAGGTTCAAGTCCTCATAGCCCCTAAACATACTCCTAACATTATTCACATGTGGTAGGACCTTAGCTTCGATCCCAACATCGGAGTCTCTTACAAAAAATGGTATTGTGTGATGGGGCAATACTCCCTAATGGACTACCATACATGCATTCTATTTTGTTGCACGCAAAAATGAAATGGCCAGAAGCTCCAAAAATCTTTCTATTTTGATGTGTCACTAGAAATGGGATATTACAAGAGTCTCAAGGTTACACTCAAAGGGTAGCTTTAGGAAAGTGTGGGAAGCTGTGCCACTCTGTCTAATGTGCTGCTTTTGTACAGAAGATTTTTTGGAAAGGTTGAGAGCTTTATTTTCTTGCCTGCAGGTTTAGAGAGGAGTTGCGTACCCCCTTGGAGAAGgtactttttgttttctgtgtCCTGATAATAAATGTAGAAATCAGAAGGCTTCTAATAAAGAAAGTTGCTATCAGAAGTAAACTTAAGTTGGGGACAAGTTATTATGGGTTAAAAATTGACAAGTAAACTCACGTATAAACCTCTTGGAAGCCCAGAGCTTGATAACTACAGAACATGGTAACTGATGATGCCATCCGGTAACAGTAAAACACGACACCAAAGATTAGCGAGGAGCCCTCGAGGGTACTGCATACGTACTGCAGGTGTTCACTTGTAATGGCGATGCGAGAGTTCCGCTCATGCATATAACACAAAACCTGCATTTGGTGAGGGAACTGGGAAATGTTGGCATAGATAAATGGTTCTAGGCTATTCGCTCTGGAATTATGGAGATTTTACCAATCTTAAGTTTTCGAATACCCTTCTGCGGATACTGATTCTTCCTCGCTTCTTCTTTGTGCACATTCACAAGCTAGGATAAAATAGCAATTGCCTAAACCCTGTAATCGGAGCTAATCCCAATATTCTGCAACTTCAGAAATCCAACAACCACTTGTAGCTTTTTGCCGCCTCCTCTAAAACGCAAAACTTTATCTTCTACCTCTCAACAAAGACCAACCTATAATCACAAAAAACCCAAGATCATCACTAATTTCCTGAAGCTGTCCAGATTCCAAACACCTATGACTGGCAACTTCAAGAAAAACCAGCTTGTTAAATTGACATCAGTGAAAAGTCGACTAGAATTTGCAAAAAATCCCAAATTCATGTGAATCAACATCTATTCCACCAACACCAACTAAACCCTTTTTGGCTTGCTAAGTATACCCCTAATATCTTCAACACACTGAAACATCCAAAGCTCTACGAGAATAGGCAATGCATAGACATCCCTTTGGAAAGGAAAAAGGCATTGGCAATCTAGGTATGTCAACAACCTAGTTCTTTCAGCATAATCTCTCTCCATTTTCCTATTGCCATTTCCGAAACCATTTCAACTATTCATGCACCATAACAGATACTCCACAATCTTAAGGTTTAGTCATAGTGCAGAGCTTGGGGAATTCGACGTTAAAGTACGGTGAAACTATATTGGTTGAGCAGCAATGAGAAGCAACCATTAATTTATGCTTTAGCTGCACGCTACTCAAGTAACTCAAGGAGGAAGTTATGCTAATGAAGCCAATGTGTAAGATCCCTCAACTGTGCAAGTACACACTCATCGACTCCTCGTCTCAAAAGGAAATTCGTACAGCAAGGGATATGGCTGCAGTAGGTTCTAATTTATTCACTCCCCATCCAATccaagatagaaaaaaaaaaaaaaaaactgggggAAAATGGAAGCGAAGAGTCAGAAATCAGATCGAGAGAAgtaacaaaaatggagaaaaagtaAGTTGGAAGCAACTTGGAGGATATAAATCAAgagtcctgctaccggtacagatttttttgcacagattgtgcacagatttcgttgtggggcctaccacgggtcccacacaaatcatccaagccgttcattaaatgtaaaacattttttcaagggttcccgtaaaaaataagctcaattcaatatctataggtgcttcatccaaccatctaacttttcattcagattttcagatgatgaaaagttatacgattggatcgagcatctataggtatcggattgagattattttttacggggacccttgaaaaaatgttttacatttaatgaacggcttggatgatttgtgtggaatccgtggtgggccccacaataaaatctgtgcacaatctgtgcacagattgtatgtgtgtgtagcatttctgataAATCAAACAGTCAAGGACAGTGAATAGCCTTTACTAGAAGATCcaaagcaagaaagaaagtTAAACACTTTTGGTCATCTAAATAAACCACATCAGAAATACAAAGTGAAGGGGATTTTGCGACACAATGCTATAACTATCCTGTCAAACAGGGTGGCATAATATAATCACATTACGTTAGCATAATCTAGGTGTAATGCTGAAAGAAGAAAGCATGATCTCGCTTTAAAATGAAAGGAGCAACTTATATATAGGGAGCATGAGCACCATAAATGGTGAAATATGGAAACTGATACAGGACAAGAGTTTCCAAGACCTTGAAGTGGAAAACAGCACAACATTAAGAATTCAAATCAACCACCTTTATCAAATTACAGATACTATATGATGAAGAGAGTGGTTCACTTGTAGCAAACAAAATAACCATGTTTCCTCTCCTTCATGACTTAAGAAAGATAGAAGAGGAAAGAAATACAAAATGTCATAAGCAAGAATAACTCCCAAACCCATAAAGAAACAATCAAAACCTCAAAACTGAAGCGATAAAATGCCATTTAAGAACTTACAGCCATTACCAAATACAATCAGAAAATGAAGATAAACATCTAGAAGCAAGCCTAGGGTACATATTCATTATCATGATCTTATAGGAACTAATATATTTTCATAGTCAGCACAAACAATCAGTTAAGCAATCACCAATCTAGCCACCCAAAACCCGTATATAAAGTCATACAGAATCAGCAATAATACTTCGAAACAATCGTTGAGTTTCTTCCCAGTGAAACAAAAGCAAGAAACTACATATCAGAGCCACCGAAACAACAACATTGTCCACTTATTTACAGGCTTACCCCACCAGTCAATTCCCAGCAGTGGGCAACGCTGCCATAAAAGAGTTGTAAGACGACTCCAGATCAAAGTGAAGCTGCCGAGACTGTTGCTCTGTTAGCTCATCAGCTGCCCCCATCTTCGAAAGCCTTGCAATCCACTCCTTCATCTTTGTCTTCCCCTCGAAATCGGGGGGTAATATGGTAAGCTTGTTGAGTGAAGCCAAAAGGTCCGACAGCAATGGGTGGACCTGATCAACGGCAAGCATGTTCAGTCTCAATGCGTCCATTGCAGTAATGAAGTTCTGCACACATTCAGCCACTACGGAAGCCGAAGAACTCATTGACATTGCAGCAGCAGCCCTGTGCTCAACTGTTGCAGGGACGCCTGAAGTGATAAGGCGGTTCAAGGCTGCGGGGCAATCCATCTTATATGTGTCATGGAACCTCTCAATGCTTGGAACAGTGTCTTTGAGCGTAGATGCTAAAGTTTTGAAATGTGCAATTAGCTTTTGGCATTCGGGCTCATACTCCGCCGGCGAAATGATGTCCCGAATGTATAGCTTCTCTAGCTTTTCAGTGGCTTTGATGATGGCAAAGAGCTCGGCAAAGTTCTCATACATCTCTCTCTCGCGCTTGTCGTTCCATAGCTTAACTTCCATTAGATAGTATAAaaatgtagattttttttttttttttctgaactaCTGTATTATTGAATAGGTCTTCAAACTTGGAAATGGAGAAGAGAACGGGACACGCGCAAATATGACCAACTTTCTTCGCTGGAGACAACAATCACAATACCATAGTAACCATTAAAGGAACAAATTACACACCAAGACTAATCTCCCTTAAGCTACATAAAAGCAAATTATTATAAAGCAAGAGTCTTAACAATATTCCAAACAAAGCTTCTGAAAATCACTTCTTTTATAGCTTTTTCATCATGTTTTAGCCCATGAGCCAAATGAATAAGCTGTGTCACACAAATAGGAACAGCTTCAGACCGAAACAAACACACAccaagattttaaaaaaaacaaaaacaagtccGAAGAGTATCTCCATTGATTTGTGTTTCTGATCCATTAGTTCAATCCCATTTAGCacatttaatattttttacaataatgCTAGGGACACAGCACTCCACCACACCACAGCACAAACCACACCCGCCTACGTGGCATTGCATGATTGGTGGTTGCAAAGTAGTTGTTCTCCAATTACCAATCATGCAGTGTCACGTAGGCAGGTACGGTTGGTGTTGTGGTGGAGTGTTGTTTCCCTGACAAGCAATGGATCCTAAACATGGACGCTGACATGGAAAATTTGGCCAATAAGCCAACTTCATGCCAAATTTTTGTCTtgtctagaaaaaatttggcaaTGGCAAGAGGGTTTGGTGAATCGATGGAGATGACGACACAAGCACAACCAAATTACATTAAAGTTCAACAAGCGCTGAAATCACACGTTTTCAAAATCGGCCGTTGCGATCAAGATCGAACTTTATGAAAACCAAAATCAACAGTGCGTAGAAATTAATTGCAATCTACGCGAATCTAAATTGAGAGGGAGTGGAAATCGTGTCGCGAAAccctaataaataaataaaagccgAAAGGGGGGATACCTCAAGAGAAGGAGACCATTAGGGCTTCCTTGGTAAAGTCAACTCAAATAATACACATACAGAGAACAGATATATATACAGGGAGAGAATATAGATATATTAGGTACAGATGGGGGGAGAGAGGACTTACCGAGAGTGAAAACGCGGCTTTGAATAATGTGAAGCTGTTGCAGGTGGagaagatggagagagagagagagagagaggagaaggaggTGTAGGCTTGCGGACAAGGGGGGGTTGCGTGTGGGAATTATTATTTGGGAATGGGAGATCAAATACTCCAGAAACAACGTGTAATTATTGCCTTTGCtgacgactctctctctctctcgccagACACAGCGTACGGCCCTACGGGAGCTTCTAATACAACTAGTGGTGTGCACAGATTGGGCCGCTTTTTAGCCTGAACTCGTCACCCGACCCGATTAGGTTGGGTAGGTCATTTTTGACCTGCAACCGATACGTGTAATGGCAAAACCGTCTGGAAAATCGATTCTTAATTGCGGATCGTGTCGGGTTGGGCAAACACATGAATCGAAGCTcgcaaaacccaatttttttttttgaccgaaactacaaatttcaaaaacataagtTAGTAAtggaaaattcaatttttttaagattgtTGTATTATACGCATGAGATTTACTGATTCTACCAAAATCTGGATGAATGATGGCGAATGACCCCTTTTCAACTTTGAATAGAGAAACGGTAGACGACGGACGGTgtgcgagagagagaaacggtGGATGATGTGCGGCAGAAGCGAAGGAGTGTGCGGCTTCATTTTCTAGATCTGGACTTCTGGACCGTATACTTGTGTAGGCCTATTTGGCGTTGTTTTGGAGCGTTTTTGGAACTTGTGTAGGCTTGTTTGGCATTATTTTGGAGCGTTTTTGGAACGGGGAAGTATTTATACCTAGGAATGGTATATAATATTGAATTTCAGTTTGTctggaaaaaaaatggtatataatcttatatattatatatagatcGGGTCGGGTTTGACAGTTTTGCCCGATGCTAAACCgaaaaccaattttttcttaCATATTTCAACCCGTAACCGATTGAAGCTCTTCGGGTCGGGTCAACGGGTTTTTTACTCTAGCCTAATACAATCCTGTTTTTCCCTTCTTTccacccaaaccttacatggGTGCGGTTGGAAACTTGGAACCTAGTTGCTTTATTGGTGTGCAAGTGTGTAAGCACGAGCCCAACCGTAAAAGTGCATTTGAAATATATTCCTCATTAGCACTAAAATTTTCAAGAGCGAAAATTGATAGCGTGAGGGGTGTGGGATAATTGAGAGCAAAGAATGCATGACAGGCGTATGTGATAATGGTTGGAACTTGAGCGTGTGGATCATCGTATGGGAATTGTGAtgatcatctt
The sequence above is a segment of the Rhododendron vialii isolate Sample 1 chromosome 13a, ASM3025357v1 genome. Coding sequences within it:
- the LOC131312608 gene encoding vacuolar protein sorting-associated protein 28 homolog 2; its protein translation is MEVKLWNDKREREMYENFAELFAIIKATEKLEKLYIRDIISPAEYEPECQKLIAHFKTLASTLKDTVPSIERFHDTYKMDCPAALNRLITSGVPATVEHRAAAAMSMSSSASVVAECVQNFITAMDALRLNMLAVDQVHPLLSDLLASLNKLTILPPDFEGKTKMKEWIARLSKMGAADELTEQQSRQLHFDLESSYNSFMAALPTAGN
- the LOC131312607 gene encoding syntaxin-124-like; this translates as MNDLFSGSFKRYTDLKQQTHLDDVETGQAGNEGNLDRFFQDVENVKEDMRSVEQLYQRLHESNEESKTVHNAKTMKEVRARMDSDVAHVLKQVKLIKRKLEALEQSNATHRKLPGCGPGSSADRTRISVVGGLGKKLKDMMDDFQELRGKMAAEYKETVERRYFTITGEKANEETIENLISSGESENFMQKAIQEQGRGRILDTISEIQERHDAVKEIEKNLLELHQVFLDMAALVEAQGHQLNDIESHVAHASSFVRRGTEQLQEARVHQKSSRKWTCYAILLGIVLVVVILFPLLAPLLLPK